Proteins co-encoded in one Acidobacteriota bacterium genomic window:
- a CDS encoding TonB-dependent receptor: MRRPVVLRLISFAFLFATLVSLAHAYQSSTGTLSGTVTDPSGALVPGASVQIASHVSGYTRTAKTDASGQFRFNNIPFNVYHLSVTATGFAETNKPIEINTVVPVVAPIQLNMVEASTSVTVETGSDLIETDSTFHTDVDRSTIDRMPVESQSSSLSSIVTLSSPGVAADSNGLFHGLGDHAENSFSIDGQPITDQQSKVFSNQLPADALQSLEVIGGAPTAEYGDKTSLIIKATTRSGQGVTTPHGSIALDYGSFGTTSLDGNLAYGGQRWGNFIALSGMNSGRFLDGPEFQTLHDRGNQQNVFDRVDLQFNDTDSLHTNLQYTRSWFQTPNSFDTMNVFDQFGNSVSPTDQRSKIETVNIAPTWTHLINQYTVANFGGYLRRDGYNYFPSNNPLADLGPVQQETVQQYRTLTNAGIRGDVSWVKGIHNVKAGGMYQHTFLRENLHTGLVDPLLNAPCVDNNGDPVKGFTDPSQCSAAGLDANSGFNRVLFPHDITRGGSNYFWHGQTVVKQLALYAQDQITKGPWLLNIGIRGDIYNGLAIQRQAEPRVGLSYNIKRTNTVLRLSYARAQETPFNENLVLSTNGCYDPVIQGIFETLGSCTPAPLNPGFRNEFHAGFQQAFSKHLVLSAEYIWKYTHNAYDFSVFGATPITFPIEWKNSKIPGFVLRANVPETHGVSAFVVMSSVAARFFNPQVGGVGATPGTPGSNFPFRIDHDERFNQTSHLQYALPFRKSTWVGFNWRYDSGQVAGSAPCYNVIGTNTRCADYSFDSNGNPLTINGAPAINLSGLTADQQFQAGLACGGVQATPTSALPGLCLASQLTSSLLNIPTANTSNDDHNPSRIQPRSLFDLAIGEDNLFHGDKHKVGLRLTAVNLTNKYALYNFLSTFSGTHYVTPRSITGEISYSF; encoded by the coding sequence ATGCGCAGGCCCGTCGTTCTTCGACTTATTTCGTTCGCATTTCTCTTCGCAACACTCGTCTCGCTCGCACATGCCTATCAAAGCAGTACCGGCACACTCTCCGGCACCGTGACCGATCCCAGCGGGGCGCTCGTTCCCGGAGCGTCCGTTCAGATCGCCAGTCATGTCAGCGGTTACACCCGAACCGCCAAGACCGATGCCTCCGGCCAGTTCCGCTTCAATAACATTCCATTCAACGTTTACCACCTGAGCGTCACCGCCACAGGCTTCGCCGAGACGAATAAGCCCATCGAAATCAATACCGTTGTGCCGGTCGTGGCCCCCATCCAGCTCAACATGGTCGAGGCATCGACTTCAGTCACGGTGGAGACGGGTTCCGACCTCATCGAAACCGATTCGACCTTTCACACCGACGTCGACCGCTCCACCATCGACCGCATGCCAGTCGAGAGTCAGTCCTCGTCACTTAGCTCGATTGTGACGCTCTCGTCGCCCGGCGTCGCCGCAGACTCCAACGGCCTCTTTCACGGCCTTGGCGACCATGCGGAGAACTCCTTCTCCATCGATGGCCAACCCATCACCGACCAGCAGAGCAAAGTCTTCTCCAACCAGCTACCAGCCGACGCTCTGCAATCGCTCGAGGTCATCGGCGGCGCTCCCACGGCCGAGTATGGCGACAAGACCAGCCTCATCATCAAGGCCACGACACGCTCCGGGCAGGGAGTCACCACGCCACACGGCAGCATTGCGCTCGACTACGGCAGCTTCGGGACCACCAGCCTCGACGGCAATCTTGCCTACGGCGGACAGCGCTGGGGCAACTTCATCGCTCTCAGCGGCATGAACTCAGGCCGCTTCCTCGACGGCCCCGAGTTTCAAACCCTGCACGACAGGGGCAATCAGCAGAACGTCTTTGACCGCGTGGATCTTCAGTTCAACGACACTGACTCCCTGCACACCAACCTGCAGTACACACGCTCCTGGTTTCAGACACCGAACTCCTTCGACACCATGAACGTCTTTGACCAGTTCGGCAATTCGGTTAGCCCCACCGATCAGCGCTCCAAGATCGAGACCGTCAACATTGCTCCCACATGGACGCACCTGATTAACCAGTACACCGTTGCCAACTTTGGCGGTTATCTTCGCCGCGACGGTTACAACTACTTCCCTAGCAACAACCCGCTGGCCGATCTTGGCCCGGTTCAGCAGGAGACCGTGCAGCAATACCGCACCTTGACGAACGCCGGCATCCGCGGCGACGTGTCGTGGGTCAAGGGAATCCACAACGTTAAGGCTGGCGGCATGTATCAGCACACCTTCCTTCGCGAAAACCTGCACACCGGTCTGGTCGATCCACTATTGAACGCTCCGTGCGTCGATAACAATGGCGATCCCGTCAAGGGCTTCACCGATCCATCGCAATGCTCAGCCGCCGGTCTCGATGCAAACAGCGGCTTCAACCGCGTGCTGTTTCCGCACGACATTACCCGCGGGGGAAGCAACTATTTCTGGCATGGGCAGACGGTCGTTAAACAGCTTGCGCTCTATGCGCAGGACCAGATCACCAAGGGCCCGTGGCTGCTCAACATCGGTATACGCGGCGACATCTACAACGGCCTTGCTATTCAGCGGCAGGCTGAGCCTCGCGTCGGCCTCTCCTACAATATCAAGCGCACCAACACCGTCCTCCGCCTCTCGTATGCGCGCGCGCAGGAGACCCCATTCAACGAGAACCTCGTACTCTCCACCAATGGTTGCTACGACCCGGTCATTCAGGGAATCTTCGAGACGCTGGGAAGCTGCACGCCAGCGCCGCTCAACCCCGGCTTCCGTAACGAGTTCCACGCCGGCTTTCAGCAGGCATTCAGCAAACACCTCGTCTTGAGCGCCGAATACATTTGGAAATACACACACAACGCCTACGACTTCTCCGTCTTCGGCGCCACCCCGATCACCTTTCCCATCGAGTGGAAGAACTCGAAGATCCCCGGCTTCGTGCTCCGGGCCAATGTGCCTGAGACGCACGGCGTCAGCGCCTTCGTCGTCATGTCGTCGGTGGCCGCGCGCTTCTTCAACCCGCAGGTGGGAGGCGTCGGCGCAACCCCAGGCACTCCGGGCTCAAACTTCCCCTTCCGCATCGACCATGATGAACGCTTCAACCAGACGTCGCATCTGCAATACGCGCTTCCCTTCCGCAAGAGCACGTGGGTCGGCTTCAACTGGCGCTATGACAGCGGACAGGTAGCCGGCTCGGCCCCCTGCTATAACGTCATCGGCACCAATACCCGGTGCGCGGACTACTCCTTCGACAGCAATGGCAACCCGCTCACCATCAACGGCGCCCCCGCCATCAACCTCAGCGGCCTCACTGCCGATCAGCAGTTTCAGGCCGGCCTCGCATGTGGCGGCGTTCAAGCCACGCCGACCAGCGCTCTGCCGGGTCTGTGCCTGGCCTCGCAGCTTACCTCGTCCTTGCTAAAC